One genomic region from Osmerus eperlanus chromosome 6, fOsmEpe2.1, whole genome shotgun sequence encodes:
- the pgbd5 gene encoding piggyBac transposable element-derived protein 5 — protein MAECGRKALSLLEAARCRYESLQISDDVFGESGDDSSENPFYSTSGDSNSDNYTGEADEQRAGDSGSSLSGGGPPGSVSKSQAEEDGWSDTLQDITVPPYTDTYGPAQKMAASSSALDFFQLFVPDNAIQNMVTQTNMYAKKYQERFGIDEGWRSVTVAEMKSFLGFMTSTSVQRCESVLSIWSSGFFSNRSIALKMSQARFEKILKYFHIVAFRSSQGQGSQGLYKIQPFLDSLQQSFSCSFRPSQTQVLHEPLIDEDPVFITTCTERELRKRKKRKFSLWVRQCTSTGFICQIYVHLKEGQGVDGLATLKNKPQLHSMVAKQLCHNLSGRNAIVFTGPSITSLNLFQEFQKQEIYCCGLLSTRKSDCTGLPQCMLVGTSTPQQRGQSCTMMRGNMSLISWYNKGHFRFLTNAYSPTKQGVIIKRKSGEIQCPLAVEAFAAHLSYICKYDDKYSKYFIFHKPNKTWQQVFWLTISIAINNAYILYKLSDAYQVKRYSRAQFGERLVRELLDLDECSPTQ, from the exons ATGGCGGAGTGTGGGAGGAAGGCGCTGTCGCTGCTTGAGGCGGCCCGATGCCGCTACGAGAGTCTGCAGATCTCTGATGACGTTTTTGGGGAATCGGGAGATGACAGTAGCGAAAACCCCTTCTACAGCACCTCAGGCGACTCTAATTCCGATAACTACACCGGGGAGGCCGATGAGCAGAGGGCAGGTGACAGTGGGAGCAGTCTGAGCGGTGGAGGTCCCCCCGGCTCAGTGTCAAAGAGCCAGGCAGAGGAGGACGGATGGAGCGACACGTTGCAGGACATCACGGTGCCCccctacacagacacatatg GCCCCGCCCAGAAaatggccgcctcctcctctgcaCTGGATTTTTTCCAGCTCTTTGTTCCTGACAATGCCATCCAGAACATGGTGACTCAGACCAACATGTACGCCAAAAAGTACCAGGAACGCTTTGGCATCGATGAGGGGTGGCGTTCTGTCACTGTTGCAGAGATGAAGTCCTTCCTTG GGTTCATGACGTCCACCAGCGTGCAGCGCTGTGAGTCGGTGCTCAGCATCTGGAGCAGTGGCTTCTTCAGCAACCGCAGCATCGCTCTGAAGATGAGCCAGGCCCGCTTCGAGAAGATCCTCAAGTACTTCCACATCGTGGCCTTCCGCTCCAGCCAGGGCCAAGGCAGCCAGGGCCTGTACAAGATCCAGCCCTTCCTGGACTCCCTGCAGCAGTCCTTCAGCTGCTCCTTCAGACCCTCACAGACACAg GTTCTCCATGAGCCTCTGATCGATGAAGACCCTGTCTTCATCACCACCTGTACAGAGAGGGaactgaggaagaggaagaagaggaagttcAGTCTCTGGGTCAGGCAGTGCACCTCCACCGGCTTCATCTGCCAG ATCTATGTCCACCTGAAGGAGGGTCAGGGGGTGGACGGTCTGGCCACGCTGAAGAACAAGCCACAGCTCCACAGCATGGTGGCCAAGCAGCTGTGTCATAACCTGTCCGGGCGCAATGCTATCGTGTTCACAGGGCCCAGCATCACCAGCCTCAACCTCTTCCAGGAGTTCCAGAAACAAG aGATCTACTGCTGCGGCCTGCTGAGCACCAGGAAGAGTGACTGCACGGGCCTGCCCCAGTGCATGCTGGTCggcacctccactccccagCAGCGTGGCCAATCCTGCACCATGATGAGAGGCAACATGTCCCTGATCAGCTGGTACAACAAGGGCCACTTCCGCTTCCTCACCAACGCTTACTCTCCCACCAAGCAAG gggtgATCATCAAGAGGAAGAGCGGAGAGATCCAGTGTCCACTGGCGGTGGAGGCGTTCGCTGCTCACCTTAGTTACATCTGCAAGTACGACGACAAGTACAGCAA GTACTTCATCTTCCACAAGCCTAACAAGACGTGGCAGCAGGTGTTCTGGCTGACCATCAGCATCGCCATCAACAACGCCTACATCCTGTACAAGCTGTCCGATGCCTACCAAGTCAAGCGTTACAGCCGCGCCCAGTTCGGAGAGAGACTGGTCAGGGAGCTACTGGACTTGGACGAATGTTCCCCCACACAGTGA